The Streptomyces sp. WZ-12 genome segment GTGTTACCGGCCCGACAAACCCGTCGGACCGCTGGGCCGCGTCTCCGACAACACCCTGTGCCGGCACCTGCTCGGCTGGCAGCCGCCCACCCCCCTCGACGACGGACTGCGCCGCACCTACCGCTGGATCGAGGAGCAGGTCGCCGCGGCCCGCACCGGAGAGGAGGCCCAGCGGTGACGGCGGACCGGAAGGCGCTCGACGTCGCCCACGACCTCGGCAGGCTGCTCCTGGGACACCACAGCCGCTACCGGGACGGCAGGCTCCAGGACCTGGTCACCGACCTGCTGCGGGACCAACACCACCGGCGCGGCTGGATCGTCGACGCGGTCAACGGCAGCCTGCTGTTCCGGCAGAAGCTGGCCTACGCCCTGCGGCTGGAACCACGCCGGCTGTGGAGCAAGGCGGCGTTCCCCCTGCGTGCCGCGGCGGTCACCACCACACCGCGCCCGCTCTCCCTGCTCTGCCCGACCAGGAACCGCGTGGACAACCTGAACGCGTTCCTGCGCAGCGTCCAGCGGACCGCCGCCGCACCGGGACGGATCGAGGTGCTCTGCTACGTCGACGAGGACGATCCCGCGCTGTCCCAGTACCGCGAGCTGTTCGACCGGGCGCGCTGGCGCTACGGGGCGATCGGCCGGTGCGCCCTGCACGTCGGGCCGCCGATCGGGGTCGCGGCGGCCTGGAACCAACTGGCCGAACACGCCGGCGGCGACTTCCTGTTGATGGCCAACGACGACCAGCTCTACGTGGACTACGGCTGGGACGTCGCGCTGGACCGCCGGGCCGGGGAACTCGCCGAACTGCACGGGGACGACGTGCTGTGCCTCTACTTCGACGCCGCCCAGTACCCGGAGGGCGGCTGCGACTTCCCGATCGTCAGCAGGTCCTGGTACGAGACCCTCGGCTATTTCGTGCCGACGATCTTCCAACAGTGGGAGGTCGAGAAGTGGGTCTTCGACCTCGCCCAACGGCTCGGCAGGCTCTACCCGGTGCCCAAGGTCTTCGTCGAGCACCGGCACTACCAGGACTACAAGGCGCCGTTCGACGACACCTACCAGCGGCACCGCATGACCCGGGGCAAGTCGATCGCCGACCACGCCCTGTTCCTCCGCACCGAGCACCGGCGGGTGGCGGAGGTGGACAAGCTCGCCGCCCGCACAGCGCGCGGCGGGCACGGCGACCGGCGCGCTAAGGAGCCGCCCGAACCACTGGCCGAACCGCTGGCCGGCCGCGCCCGGCGGCACTACCGGGCGCTCATCGACGCGCTGCACGCGGGCGGGCAGCCCCGCGCCGCGGCCGACTGCGCCGAGCTCGCGGTCCGTCAGGGCCTGTGGGCCACGGCACTGCACCGCCCGGCGGAGTTCCACCGGGAGCTGCCGGTGCACACGGACTACGACCCGGCCGACTTCTGGTTCACCGCCCAACTCACGGCCCAACACGAGGCGATCGTAAGGGAGTTGCGCGCCGCACCGGACGGTGGTCGACTGCGCCCGGAAGGCGGCCAGGGGGCCGGGACCGCCCGCATCGAGCTGTACCGCGACGGCACCTGGACCCCGCCGGCCGAGGCGCTGCCGGTCCTGCGCGGCGTCCTGGACAAGATCCCCGAAGCGCTGCTGTTCCCCGGGGCGACCGTCGAGCTGCTGCTCCACCACCCCCCGACCCGCGAACCGGCGAGCTGCGGACCGAGCAACGCGTATCTACGGGTCGAGTTCGGCCTGATCGTCGCGGCCGGCAGCGGGATCAGAGTCGGGGAGCGGACCGGGACCTGGCCGAGCGGCGGCTGCCTGATCTTCGACGACGGCCTCGAACGGCAGCGCTGGCACCAAGGCCACGGCCCGAACGCCGTGCTCGCCTTCCGCGTCCCGCACCCGGACCGGTGAGCGGCATGTGCGGCATCATCGGGATCTTCGCCCGCGACGCGGGACTGTCGACGGACGCGGCGACCGCGGCGATGACGGTGCTGCGCCCGAGGGGCCCCGACGGCTCCGGGGTCTGGTGCTCGTCGGACGGGCGGGCGGTGCTGGGGCACACCCGGCTCGCCGTGGTCGACCCGGAGGGCAGCGCCCAGCCGCTCGGCGACGAGCCGAGCCGGACCCGGCTCGTCGCCAACGGTGAGTTCTACGACTACCAGCGCATCCGCACCGAGTTGGCCGGCACCGGACACCCCTGCCGCACCCGGGGCGACAGCGAGATCGCGCTGCGGCTCTACCTCAGGGACGGCCACCGGGCCCTGCGGACACTGCGGGGCGAGTTCGCCTTCGCGCTGTGGGACGGCCGCCGGAAGGAACTGTTCGCGGCGCGCGACCGGTTCGGCGTCAAGCCGCTCTACTACGCCGAACACGGCGGCAGGCTCTACCTCGCCTCCGAGATCAAGGCCCTCCTCGCCTGCGGCCTCGCGGCCCGTTGGGACCTGACGGCCTATGCCGCCCACCTCCAGATGGCCCTCCCACCGGACCGGACGCTGTTCGCCGGCATCCGCCAAGTACCGCCCGGCTGCTATCTGTTGGCCGGCGAGGACGGGGTCACCCTCCACCGGTACTGGGACCTCGACTATCCGACGGCCGAAGAGCTGACCGCGGCCGAGCACGACGCGCCGACCGCGCTCACCGGGCATCTGGCGCAGGTGCGGTCCGGGCTGGACGAGGCCGTGCGGCTGCGGACGATCGCCGACGTCCCGTTGGCCTGCCACCTCAGCGGGGGTGTGGACTCCTCGGCGGTGGTCGCCAGCGCCGCCGACCACCGCGCGCTCACCACGTTCACCGTCGCCTTCGCCGACACCGCGCTCGACGAGAGCCCGGTCGCGGCACGGACCGCCGCCCGGCTCGGCGTGCCCAACCACCGGATCGAGCTCACCCCCGCGGACTTCGCCGAGAACCTGGCCGCCACGCTCCGGGCCGGCGAAATGGTGCAGGAGAACGCGCACGGCGTCGCCAGATACCTGCACAGCGCGGCGATCAGCGCCCACGGCTTCAAGGCCGCGCTGGCGGGGGAGGGCGGGGACGAACTGTTCGCCGGGTACCCGCAGTTCCAACAGGACCTCGCGCTGAGCCGGTCCCCGGAGGCCGGGGACCGAGCCCGCGCCGGGTACCGCAAGCTGGTCGAGTTCGGCGCTCCGCCGCACCTGCGCAGCGCGCTCGACCGGCTCGGCTTCCTGCCGAGCTGGCTCACCCAACGGCACTTCGCCGTACTGGCACCGTCGCGCGCCCTGCTGCGCCCGGAGTTCGCCGAGGTGCTGGCCGGCACGGACGCCTGCACACCCCTGCTGGACCAGTCCCGCCACCAACTGGCCGGGCGCGCTCCGCTGCACCAGTCGCTGTACCTGTTCGCCAAGAGCTGGCTGCCCAACTACATCCTGGGCGCCGAACGGCTGGACGCCGCGCACGGCGTCGAGGTCAGGCTGCCGTTCTTCGACCACCACCTGTTCGCCACCGCCCGGACCGCGCCGCTGTCCTGGTACACCCGCGCGGACACCACCAAGTACGTCCTGCGCGCCGCGGTCCACGACCGGTTGCCCGAGGAGGTGCGTGCGGGCGGAAAACGCGGCTTCTTCGCCCCGCCGCTCGTCCGCGACGACGGGCTACTGGCGACGGTACGGGAGCTGTGCGCGGGGCCGGCCCTGCGGGACAACCCCTTCTACCACCCGGCGGCGGTGCGCCGGCTGCTCGACGCACTCCTGGCCCGCCCGGTCGACCAACGGGCCGGCAGCGAACGCCTGGTGCAGCTCGTGGTGGCGACGAGCGTGCTCACCGCCGAGTTCGGCATGACCGCCGGCGAGGTGACCGGATGACGAAGGGGGGACGGCCATGACGGAACCGGCACTGGAGTCGATCCTCGCCGGGCTGGCGGAGACGGAGGCGGCGGAGCTGCGACGGCGGATCGCCGCGCTGTCCCCCCAAGCCCGGGCAGTGTTCGAGCGGACCCTCTCCGAGGGTCCGGCCACGGCCGCCCCGGCGCCCGCGGCCGAGACGGTCCGGCCCTCCTTCGGCCAGGAACGGATGTGGCTGCTCAACGAACTGGCGCCGGCCGCCTACACCTACGCCACCGCGGTCCGGCTGCGCGGCCCGCTCAACCCGGTCGCCCTGCGGTCGGCACTCAACGCCGTCGTCCGACGCCAGGAGGCCCTGCGCACCAGCCTGTACCAGGCCGAGGACGGGACCCTGGTGTGCTCGGTCGCCACCAGGGCCACGGTGCCGCTCCTGCTGGTCGACCTCTCCCACCCGGCCGGAACCGACGACCGGGACGCGCGACTCGACGCACTGCTGCGGACACAGGTCCGCCGCCCCTTCGACCTGCGCCACGGACCGCTGCTGCGCACGGTGCTGTTCCGGCTGGGCCCCGCAGACCACCTCGTCCTGCTCA includes the following:
- the asnB gene encoding asparagine synthase (glutamine-hydrolyzing); translation: MCGIIGIFARDAGLSTDAATAAMTVLRPRGPDGSGVWCSSDGRAVLGHTRLAVVDPEGSAQPLGDEPSRTRLVANGEFYDYQRIRTELAGTGHPCRTRGDSEIALRLYLRDGHRALRTLRGEFAFALWDGRRKELFAARDRFGVKPLYYAEHGGRLYLASEIKALLACGLAARWDLTAYAAHLQMALPPDRTLFAGIRQVPPGCYLLAGEDGVTLHRYWDLDYPTAEELTAAEHDAPTALTGHLAQVRSGLDEAVRLRTIADVPLACHLSGGVDSSAVVASAADHRALTTFTVAFADTALDESPVAARTAARLGVPNHRIELTPADFAENLAATLRAGEMVQENAHGVARYLHSAAISAHGFKAALAGEGGDELFAGYPQFQQDLALSRSPEAGDRARAGYRKLVEFGAPPHLRSALDRLGFLPSWLTQRHFAVLAPSRALLRPEFAEVLAGTDACTPLLDQSRHQLAGRAPLHQSLYLFAKSWLPNYILGAERLDAAHGVEVRLPFFDHHLFATARTAPLSWYTRADTTKYVLRAAVHDRLPEEVRAGGKRGFFAPPLVRDDGLLATVRELCAGPALRDNPFYHPAAVRRLLDALLARPVDQRAGSERLVQLVVATSVLTAEFGMTAGEVTG
- a CDS encoding aspartyl/asparaginyl beta-hydroxylase domain-containing protein — protein: MTADRKALDVAHDLGRLLLGHHSRYRDGRLQDLVTDLLRDQHHRRGWIVDAVNGSLLFRQKLAYALRLEPRRLWSKAAFPLRAAAVTTTPRPLSLLCPTRNRVDNLNAFLRSVQRTAAAPGRIEVLCYVDEDDPALSQYRELFDRARWRYGAIGRCALHVGPPIGVAAAWNQLAEHAGGDFLLMANDDQLYVDYGWDVALDRRAGELAELHGDDVLCLYFDAAQYPEGGCDFPIVSRSWYETLGYFVPTIFQQWEVEKWVFDLAQRLGRLYPVPKVFVEHRHYQDYKAPFDDTYQRHRMTRGKSIADHALFLRTEHRRVAEVDKLAARTARGGHGDRRAKEPPEPLAEPLAGRARRHYRALIDALHAGGQPRAAADCAELAVRQGLWATALHRPAEFHRELPVHTDYDPADFWFTAQLTAQHEAIVRELRAAPDGGRLRPEGGQGAGTARIELYRDGTWTPPAEALPVLRGVLDKIPEALLFPGATVELLLHHPPTREPASCGPSNAYLRVEFGLIVAAGSGIRVGERTGTWPSGGCLIFDDGLERQRWHQGHGPNAVLAFRVPHPDR